One part of the Anaerolineales bacterium genome encodes these proteins:
- a CDS encoding O-methyltransferase, with protein sequence MEPWQAVDKFLEGLLAPEDHILAAALRTAEQAGMPSIQVSAMQGQFLYILARAIGARRILEIGTLAGYSGIWLARALPADGLLVTLEAEPKHAEVARANFATAGLAERIELRVGPALETLPSLLPEFASGFDLCFLDADKPNLPNYFKWAQQLTRKGGLIISDNVVRNGQVVEGQDANSAGARALLQTLGRSTNNTVIQTVGSKGYDGFALTIVE encoded by the coding sequence ATGGAACCTTGGCAAGCCGTAGACAAATTCCTTGAAGGGCTACTCGCCCCAGAAGACCACATCCTCGCCGCCGCCCTACGCACCGCTGAGCAGGCTGGCATGCCCAGCATCCAGGTGTCTGCTATGCAAGGGCAGTTCCTCTATATTCTGGCCCGCGCCATTGGTGCCAGGCGTATCCTGGAGATCGGCACTCTGGCTGGCTACAGCGGTATCTGGCTGGCCCGCGCCCTGCCTGCCGATGGCCTGCTGGTCACACTGGAGGCTGAGCCCAAGCATGCCGAAGTGGCCCGTGCCAACTTTGCCACCGCAGGCCTGGCCGAGCGCATCGAGCTGCGCGTTGGCCCGGCGCTGGAAACCCTGCCCAGTTTGCTGCCAGAGTTCGCCTCCGGGTTCGACCTGTGCTTCCTCGATGCCGACAAGCCCAATCTGCCAAACTATTTCAAATGGGCGCAGCAGCTCACCCGCAAGGGCGGCCTCATCATCAGCGACAATGTCGTGCGCAATGGCCAGGTCGTCGAAGGGCAGGATGCCAATAGCGCCGGAGCGCGTGCGCTATTGCAGACACTGGGCCGCTCCACAAACAACACTGTCATCCAAACCGTGGGCAGCAAAGGCTATGATGGCTTTGCGCTGACAATTGTTGAATAA
- a CDS encoding LOG family protein — protein sequence MNITIFGSASPQPGQPAYEEARRLGQLLAGAGHTVLTGGYMGTMEAASRGAAEAGGHVVGVTCQQIEDWRAARHNPWVLEERKFPTLRERLYCLIDSCDAALALPGGIGTLDEIVTMWSQMQTSAMPTRPLILIGDGWRRTMLALIEAQDEHIRPAHRELLSYAEDIDHAVSLLAEALAA from the coding sequence ATGAACATCACCATTTTCGGCTCCGCTTCACCCCAGCCCGGTCAGCCCGCCTATGAAGAAGCTCGCCGCCTTGGCCAGCTTCTGGCGGGCGCCGGCCACACGGTGCTCACCGGTGGCTACATGGGCACCATGGAAGCCGCCTCGCGCGGCGCGGCCGAGGCTGGCGGCCATGTGGTCGGGGTCACCTGCCAGCAGATCGAAGATTGGCGCGCCGCCAGACACAACCCCTGGGTGCTCGAGGAGCGCAAGTTCCCTACCCTGCGCGAGCGGCTATATTGCCTGATCGATTCGTGTGATGCCGCCCTGGCGCTGCCCGGCGGCATCGGCACCCTGGACGAGATCGTCACCATGTGGAGCCAGATGCAAACCAGCGCCATGCCCACTCGCCCGTTGATCCTGATCGGGGATGGCTGGCGCCGCACCATGCTGGCCCTCATCGAAGCACAGGACGAGCACATTCGCCCTGCTCATCGCGAGCTGCTCAGTTACGCCGAGGACATAGATCATGCCGTCAGTTTGCTGGCCGAGGCCCTGGCTGCCTGA
- the rpsO gene encoding 30S ribosomal protein S15, which translates to MPLTKDTKNQIIGDYRRAEGDTGSTEVQIALLTNRIQQLTAHGQTHKKDVASRRGLVKLVGQRRRLLHYLRNRDYDAYVALADRLNIRRKTK; encoded by the coding sequence ATGCCGTTAACCAAAGACACCAAGAACCAGATCATTGGCGACTACCGCCGCGCAGAGGGTGATACCGGCTCTACCGAGGTACAGATTGCCCTGCTGACCAATCGCATTCAACAGCTCACTGCCCATGGGCAAACCCACAAGAAAGATGTGGCTTCCCGCCGCGGTCTGGTAAAGCTGGTGGGCCAACGCCGTCGCCTGCTGCATTACTTGCGCAACAGGGACTACGATGCCTACGTTGCGCTAGCGGATCGGCTCAATATCCGCCGCAAAACCAAGTAG